Part of the Leclercia sp. AS011 genome is shown below.
TTTTAAGATCTGCGACAACCGCAGCGGGACGTCGGCAAAGTTCGCCACCAGCTCCAGCTGGGAGTGCTGCACCTGGCGGACCAGGTTCTCGCGCCAGTTCTGGTCTTCATGGCGGGAGTTTTCCAGCGGCGGGTTCACCAGCACTTCGCGCAGCGGCTCAATCATGCTGAACGGCAGGCAGATATTGAACTCACCGGTCAGGTTGCCGATCTCCACGTGGAACGGGGTGTTAACCACGATGTCGTTTGGCGAGGTGGTGATGTTGGTGAACTTCACCTGCATCTCGGAACGGACATACTCCACGTCCAGCGGGTGAATCGCTTTCCACGCGTCGCTGTAGCCCTCAAGGGCCAGCTTCAGCATGCGGTTGATTACGCGCTGTTCGGTATGGGTAAACTCGCGGCCTTCTACTTTGGTCGGGAAACGGCCATCGCCGCCGAAGAGGTTATCCACGGCGATAAACACCAGGCTTGGCGAGAAGACGAACAGGCCGGTGCCGCGCAGCGGTTTCAGATGGATCAGGTTGAGGTTCGTCGGCACCGGCAGGTTACGGGCGAACTCATGATACGGCTGAATGCGGATCGCACCGACGGTGATATCCGGGCTACGACGCAGCAGGTTAAACAGCCCCATACGGAACTGACGGGCAAAACGTTCGTTGATGATCTCCAGCGCCTGCAGACGCTCGCGCACCACGCGACGCTGGGTATTGGGATCGTAGGGGCGAATGTTGCTGTCGCCCGCCGCACCCGGTTTTGGTTCGTCGGATTTATCGCTGTCGCCGTTGAGCAGCGCATCGATTTCCGCCTGAGAAAGAATACTGTCGCCCATGTCGTTACCGCAGAATGAAAGCTGTATACAGAACGTCAGTGACTTCCTGCTTAGGTTGACCGCTAATCAGAGGTGCGGCCAGCGTTTGCTTAATGTCAGCCACCAGTTTTTGTTTACCTTCATCGGTAGACAACTGCGCGGCATCCTGGCGAGAAAACAGCAGCAGCAGACGGCTGCGCACTTCCGGCAGATATTCACTCAGACGGGTACGGGTGGCGTCGTCTTTCAGACGCAGCGTAATGCCCACGTAAAACACGTGCTCGGCATCACCCAGGTTAACGGTAAAGGTATCCAGCGCGAAAAAGACCGGGGCCGCCGGCGGTGGTGGCTCCGCTTTGGCTGCGGCTGACGGTGCTTTATTCATGCGCCAGTAGCTGTAACCTGCGGTAGCGCAGGCGGCGAGCGTAATTAACACCAGAAGCGGGATCCAGATGGAACGCTTACTTTTCTTGGTGATGGCGGAGTCAGTCATCTGATTCGTGCTTCCTGTTTCGGAACTGCTGATGGAGATGATTATCCCGTGTCCGCTCGCCGTCAAAGGGTCGAAAAGACGGGGATAATCACGCTACCTCTGGCGTTTAGGTTTAGGCGAAGATATCGACAGCGTTGTTTCCACGTGCCGCGGACTGCAGGGAGGCAGGCACCGCCAGCAGCTCGTCGCTCTCTTCATCAAATCCAGCGGCATTGCCGGAGCGGGAGGCCTGCTGCTGATGCTGAGAAGACGCCTGCTGCTGACCGTTGAAGTTTTCACTGCTGATGCTGCTTTGCGTCAGCTCAATGCCGTTTTCCGCCAGTTGGGTACGCAGCACCGGCAGGGCCGCTTCCAGCGCCGCACGCACGTGGCTATGGCCGGAGATCATCTGCAGCTGCGCCTGGTTATCATCCAGTTTCAGGGAGATCTGGACCTGGCCCAGATCTTCCGGGTGCAGACGCAGCTCGGCGCTCTGCTGGCCCTGACGGGTGAACAGGGTGATGTGCTGGCTGATGGTCTGCTGCCATTCGTTGCTGCCCAGCTGGGCGCTGACCACCGGCGCGGCGGCCAGGGTCGGCTGCACCGAGGTGTGGTTGCTGACAATCGGTCCCAGGGCGACGGTCGGCCCGGTCGGTGACGACGTGCTCTCTGCTGCTTGACGGGTGGCCGTCGCGGCAGCGGCTGGCGTCAGCTGGGTGCTGGAGGCCAGCCCGGCATCTTTATCTTCCACCACGGCTTTGGCAGTGCGCAGGGCATCAGTGTCCAGCGCAGGCTGACGGCCAGGGTCGCGGGCCAGGGAGGCCTTAACGTCAATGCCGCCGGTGCTCACCGGCTGAGGCGCGGCGGCAGTGGCGGTCTGCTGGTGGGGCAGCATCGCCATCAGGGCGCTGAGTCCTGCCAGCTCTTCCTCGGTGAGATCGGTTTTGCTGTCGGCCTCTTTGGCCGCCTGGGTCAGGCTCTTCAGCACGTCGCCTTTGACAGCAGGCAGCAGCCCGGAGGTCAGGCCTGGCTGGGTGAGCGTTTCATCGGTGGCGGGGAGATCCTGACGCGCCAGCAGTTCGGCCAGTTTTCCGGCGTCGGTGTCGGCATCTAAATCGGTCGCGTCGGCTTTCAGCGCCACGCTGGCCCGCTTGCCGCCCGCGGTCTGCAGATCGTTCAGCGTCAGCCCGGCCTCTTTGCCCTGGCCTTTGGCATCGCCTAGCGCCCCTGCCAGCAGGGCAAGAAAGTCCTGCGCGCCGTCGGCCGCTTTTCCGCCCCGCGCGCCACCCGTAAGCTCGGTGTCGGTCGAAAGCAGTTGTTGAAGGGTGATCATTCCGGTGTCCTCATTGTTGCGCGCTGGGCAAATTCATCCATTTTTTTCTGATCGAGACGGCTTTCCGCCAGATTCGCTGCGGCAAGCTGGCGATCCTGCAAGGTTTGCCAGGCCTGTAAACGCTGTTTCTTCTCGCGCCAGAAGTTCAGGGCCCGATCCACTTTCTCGGTCCACTGAAGCACCTGCTGGCGATGCTGTTCTATAGCTTTCTCCAGCGTCTGGATGAACTGTTGATAGTTGATCCAGCGCTGGCTGCCGATGCCCTGCGCCATATCCGTGTTGAGGTTGGTACGATACTCATGCTGGTAGTCGATCAACATCTTCAGCTGCTCTTCCGCCTGCTGATATCCGCGGCGCATCGCGCCAAGCTGCTGCGCGGCATTATCAACGTCTTTCTCGGCCAGATCTTTCAGCGTGGTTAATGCGCCGTGTTGTGCCATGACATTCGCCCTCTACTCGGTTACACCTGCGGGAAAATCATTTCCAGAGCCTGGATCGAGCTTTCCCAGTCGGCTTTCTCAAAAATGCCCTGCTGCAGATACGCCTCCAGGTGCGGCCAGAGGGCAATCGCCTTGTCGAGCATCGGGTCGCTGCCTTTGGCATAGGCACCGACGCTGACCAGATCGCGGTTGCGCTGGAAGCTGGAGAGCAGCTGCTTGAAGTTACGCACCCGGGCGTAATGCTTCTCGCTGATCAGGGAGGTCATCGCACGGCTGATCGAGGCTTCGATATCGATCGCCGGATAATGCCCCGCTTCGGCCAGACGGCGCGACAGGACGATGTGACCGTCGAGGATCGCACGCGCCGAGTCGGCAATCGGATCCTGTTGGTCATCGCCCTCGGTCAGCACCGTGTAAAACGCGGTGATCGAGCCGCCGCCGCTGATGCCATTACCCGCGCGTTCCACCAACGCCGGTAATTTGGCGAAGACCGAAGGTGGATAGCCTTTGGTCGCCGGGGGTTCCCCAATCGCCAGGGCGATCTCACGCTGCGCCATCGCGTAACGGGTCAGGGAGTCCATGATCAGCAGGACGTGCTGACCCCGATCGCGAAAATCTTCCGCAATGCGCGTGGCGTAGGCGGCACCCTGCATACGCAGCAGGGGAGAGACGTCCGCCGGGGCGGCGATCACCACCGACCGGGCGCGTCCTTCGGCACCAAGGATATTCTCGATAAAATCTTTTACTTCACGGCCACGCTCGCCAATCAGCCCCACCACAATGACGTCGGCCTGGGTGTAGCGGGCCATCATCCCGAGCAGCACCGATTTGCCGACGCCGGAGCCGGCAAACAGGCCCATACGCTGGCCGCGACCGACGGTCAGCAGGGCGTTAATCGGGCGCACGCCGGTATCCAGCACATGCTCGATCGGCGTGCGTTGTAACGGGTTAAAGGGCTGTGTGATCAGCGCCCCGGTTTCGGTGGTATCGGGGGAGGGCAGACCGTCCAGCGGTTTACCGGCCCCGTCCAGCACCCGTCCGAGCAGCGCCGGGCCAAGCGGAAGCTGTTTGCCGCTGTGCAGTCCGTCGCCGGATAAATTTTTGGCGTACACGCGCGCGCCAGGCAGCACGCCTTCGACCTCTTCCAGCGGCATCAGGAACAGACGCTGGCCGTTAAAGCCCACGACTTCGCTCTCGACTTCACGGATCTCGTTGCCGTCCTGACGTTCGATAATGCAGGTGGCCCCCAGCGGCAGCTGCAGGCCGGTGGCCTCCAGGACCAGGCCGGTAGCGCGGGTTAAACGGCCATAGCGGCGAACGGACGGCAGCTGCGCCATCTTCGCTTCAAAATTGTCGAGGGTGGTGAGCCAGCGGGTCAGGCGTGCGGTCATCAGATGACTCCCGGTGCTGCCAAGCGGCACAGTTCCTGCCAGCGGGTGGCTACGCTGGCGTCCAAATCGCCTTCATCGGCAGAGACTTTGCAGCCGCCGTGATGCAGGGTCGGGTCGCCGCGCAGACGCCAGCCGTGCAGACTCAGGGTCGCGCCGAGCATCTCTTCTACCCGCTGCAGATCGTCCGGGTGGACGCGCAGCTGCGGTTTGCCGCTGAACAGCGGCTCCTGCTGCAGCAGACCCTGAATCTGTTTGATCAGCGATGAGTTATCCACCGGCGGAGTGTGACCGATAACCTGGCGTGCCGCTTCCAGTGCCATCTGCATCAGGCGCGAGGCGATCACGCTGTCCAGCGCGTCCAGCGTATTCTGGAACTCGCTGACCAGCTGCTGCATCCGGGCGTGGATCGGCGCCTGCTGGGCACGCGCCTGCTCTAAACCTTGCGCCAGCCCCTGGGCCAGCCCTTCCTGATAGCCCTGATCATGACCTTTCTGGCGGCCTTCGTTCATGCCGGCAGCGTAGCCCTGATCGTGCGCCTGCATCTGGATCTGCGCCAGCTGCTGGGCGCGCTGCTCCTCTTCGCTCAGCTCAGGCTCTGCGTCATCCTCACCGGCCTCGGCAGGGGTGATGCTCGCAGGCACAAATTCTGCGCGAGGAGGGGAGAGATCGTCCGGTGTCCAGATCTTCCACGGCAGTTCATCAGACATAGGTATCCTCGCCGCTGCCTACCACCATCTCGCCGGTTTCGGCCAGACGACGCACAATAAGGAGGATCGCTTTCTGTTCGTTTTCCACCTGAGACAGACGCACCGGGCCACGGTTGGCAAGGTCGTCGCGCAGGATATCCGCCGCACGCTGGGACATGTTGCGCAGGAACTTCTCGCGCAGCGGCTGTTCGGCGCCTTTGAGGGCGATGAGCAGCGATTCGGAGTCCACTTCCTGCAGCAGGCGCTGGATACTGCGGTCGTCCACGTCGACCAGGTTTTCGAACAGGAACATCTCGTCGATAATTTTCTGGGCCAGTTCACCGTCGAATTCGCGCACTGCGGTAATGACCGCCTCTTCCTGCTGCGTTTTCATCAGGTTGATAATTTCTGCCGCCGTTCTCACGCCGCCCATTTTGCTGCGCTTGAGGTTCTGGCCGTCGAGCAGGCCGTTCAGCACTTCGGTCAGTTCCGCCAGCGCTGCCGGCTGGACGCCGCCGAAGGTGGCGATACGCAGCATCACATCGTGACGCAGACGTTCGTCGAACAGGGCCAGAATATCCGCCGCCTGGCCACGCTTGAGGTGAACCAGGATAGTAGCGATGATCTGTGGATGCTCGTCGCGAATCAGGTCGGCAGCGGTCTGCGGCTCCATAAAGTTGAGCGTTTCGATACCGCTGGCGGTATCGCGGGTCTCAAGAATATCCTCCAGCAGGCTGGCGGCACGCTCTTCGCCCAGCGCCTTGACCAGCACCGAACGCAGGTATTCGTTGGCGTTGACGTTGAGCGCCGCAAACTGTTCGGCTTCCTGCTCAAACTCCGCCAGTACTTCGGTCAGCTGCTTGTTGGAGATCTGACGCACGTTAGCCATCGCCGAGCTGAGAACCTGCACTTCGCGCTGGGAGAGGTGTTTGAACACCTCTGCCGCCCGGTCCTCGCCAATGGTCATCAGCAGGATGACGCTTTTATCCGTTCCGGTAAGGTTACTCATTTTCTGTACTCATCCACTGGCGAATGACCAGCGCCACGACGCGCGGATCGTTATCTGACATTTCGCGAATACGCTGGCTCATCACCTCAGCGCCCATGCGCTGGTTAGCACGGCGCTGCTGCATCTGTTCGTCTTTGCTGAGGCGCACTTCCACCGCTTCCTGCGTCTCTTCGCGCAGCAGGGCTCGCTCTTTCAGCGCTTTCGCCTCTTCGGCGCGGCGAGTGAGCTGCGGACGTACCGCTTTACGCCACAGCAGCCAGGCGACAATCACTACCAGCAGCCAGCGACCGGCTTCAAGCATCTGATCGATAAACGACTGGGTTTTCCAGAACGGCAGTTCACCACTGGTATCGTCAACGGCGCTGAACGGCGAGTTCACGACGTTAAGGGTGTCGCCACGCTTCTCGGAGTAGCCCATGGCTTCACGGGTCAGATTTTCGATCTGCTTCATCTGCTCGGCGGTCAGCGGCAGAGGCTTCCCGTCCGGCAGGGTCTTGTAGTTGACGACTACCGCCACGGAGAGACGCTGCACATCACCGGTGTTCATTTTGGTGTGACGAATGGTGCGATCGACTTCGTAGTTGGTGGTTTCGTTATGGCTGGTGCTACGCGGACCGGCGCTGGCCGCGGTTTGCTGGGCCCGTGCCTGCTGACCATTCTGCTGGCCGTTTTGTTGACCGTTCTGTTGGTTTTGTGCAGGGGCATTTATTGGCGCGGTATTCGCCGGGGCCGGCTGGTTGGAGAGCGCACCCGGTACACCCCCCGCAGCGCCACCGACCTGTTCGGAGTTATTGACCTGACGCGAACGCATCACGGCCTGGGCGGCATCGCCGTTTGGACGATACTGCTCTTCCGTCTGCTCTTTATCTGCAAAATCGATCTGCGCGGTGACCTGGGCGTGGACATTGCTGGTGCCGACGATTGGGCCAAGAATGGCTTCGATGCGGCTCTGAACGCGGTTTTCCACGTCAGTGGCATATTTCAGCTGCGCGTCATTGAGATCGCGATCGCTGGTATTGGATTTGGTTAACAGGCGACCCATCTGATCCACCAGGGTCACGTTACCCGGCGGTAAACCCGCTACGGCGCTGGAGACCAGATGCACCACGGCGCTAATCTGCCCTTCATCCAGCGCACGGCCAGGCTGCAGATTCACGGTGACGGAGGCCGATGGCGCTTTCTGTTCACGGACAAACAGGGTCGGTTTTGGCATCGCCAGGTGCACGCGGGCGCTTTTCAGCGGGCCGAGCGTTTCGATGGTGCGGGCCAGTTCACCTTCCAGCGCGCGCTGGTAGTTAACCTGCTCGCTGAACTGGCTGATGCCGAATTTTTCCTGATCCAGCAGTTCAAAGCCTACCGCGCCGCCTTTCGGCAGGCCTTGCTGGGCAAGACGTAAGCGGAGTTCGTGAACTTTATCGGCAGGGACTTCCAGCGCGCCGCCATTATCCGAGAAGCGGTAAGGGACGTTCATCTGGGTTAACTGGGTGACGATAGCACCGCCATCCTGGTCCGAAAGGTTGCTGAACAGCGTGCGATAGTCAGGCTGTTTGGCCCATAAGACCATAGCGACAACGATAGCGATAGCGGCAGCACCTGCCACGATCAACGGCACTTTAGGGTTCGCGCGCAGGCGGCTCATCCATTCGAGAGATTTAGTTTGAGGGGCTGATGTTGCTGACGCACTCATTGCGCACCTCGTGACTCATCGTGGATTACATTATTCGTGTGGAGAAACAAAACAGGCTCCCGGGTCGGCAAACACAACAAAAATTCCATAATCATGGCTGTGCCATTATTTGATGAAACGGGAATTTCTATGCGTCAAATAACCTGGTTTTTTCACGCTATTTAGCGCCTTTATCTCATTGACAGGCTGATACTCTTAAGCGGGTAAAAATCCATCAGGGGAAAATCATGGCAATACAGGGGATTGAAGGCGTCATCAGCCAGTTGCAGGCAACAGCAATGACGGCCCGAAATCAAAACGTGCCTGACGTGCAGTCCACCGTCAGCTTCGCGGGTCAGCTGCATGCGGCTCTGGATCGGATCAGCGACACGCAAACCGCGGCGCGCGTGCAGGGTGAAAAATTCACCATGGGCGTGCCGGGCATTGGTCTCAACGATGTGATGACCGATTTGCAAAAAGCCTCGGTATCGATGCAGATGGGCATTCAGGTGCGTAACAAACTGATGCAGGCGTACCAGGACGTTATGTCGATGCAGGTTTAGCCCTTCTGGTGCTGGCGACCCGAGCGCTTTAATGCCACACTCTTTTTTTTCGACATAGACGGAACAATGATGAAAAAAATAGCAATTATCGCGGGGCTGCTGGCGTTAACCGGATGCGTGCAGGTCGACAGATATCAGGACGTGATCAAGCATCCCGTCCCGGCTGAACTGGCAGGGTACTGGCAGTCGAAAGGGCCGCAAAGCAAAATGGTCAGCCCGGAGGCGATCGCCACGCTGGTGGTGACGCAAGAAGGAGACACCCTGGACTGCCGTCAGTGGCAGCGCGTGGTGGCCGTGCCGGGGAAAATTATGCTGCGCTCGGATGATTTTTATAACGTCACCCGCAAACTGGATATCTATCCGCTGGAGCGTGAAGGTAGCGCCATTGAGTATGACGGGATGATTCTCCAGCGCGTCGATCGTCCGACCGTTGAGTGTGCGAACTACCTCAGCAAACATCCGCTCGACAGCAAGCTGCCATAAGTGATTTGTCGGCCGGGCAAGCATAGCGCCGCCCGGCTTTCAACCCGTTACAACACCTCTTCCAGAACCCACACGCTGACGCTGCCGCCGTTGCAGGTAAACACGCCGGTACCGGTTTCGTCGGTCGTTACACACTCTTCGCGGTTGCCGAGGAAATCTTTCCAGTTTTTATTGCCGTAGTTCTCGCCCAGCGTAATCGTCTTTTCACCCTCGTCACCGTTAGAGAGCACCACCACGCAGCCCGGATCCTCGTCGGTGCCGCTGCGGCTGAAGGCAATGCAGTTAGGGTGATCGAACCACAGGGTCTGAACGCCATGGGCAAAACGCTGGCGGGCGAGGATCAGCTGATCGAGCTGCTCAATCACCGGCATGTCGATGTGATACGTCTCGCCATCGCCGCCGGTGTCGTCATAGCTCGCCCCGAAGAGATCGGGATAGAAGATGCTCGGCACCCCGTTTTCACGCAGCAAAATCAAGGCATAGGCCAGCGGTTTAAACCAGGCTTCGACCGGGGCCTCCAGAGCCTGTAACGGCTGGGTGTCGTGGTTAGCCACCAGCGTTACCGCGTGGAAGGGATCGGCCTCGACCAGGGTGCCGGTAAAGATCTGGCTCATGTCGTAATCACGTCCCTGCAGCGAGGCTTCGTGAAACTTCATGTGCAGCGGGGCGTCAAACAGCATGGTTTTACCGTCCACCTGATCGATATACTGCTGCAGTTTGTCGACATCGGGGGACCAGTATTCCGCCACGATAAACAGCGGTTTCGGCGCGACTTCCTGCACGTGCTCGATCCACTCTTTATAGAACCAGGCCGGAATATGTTTCACCGCATCCAGACGGAACCCGTCGCACTGGGTCTGCTCCATCAGCCAGCGCGCCCAGTATTTGATCTCCTCGGTTACCGCACGGTTACGAAAATCGATGTTCTCGCCCATCAGGTAATCAAAGTTCCCCAGCTCGTTATCGACCTGATCGTTCCAGCCATCGCCGGTGTAATCATTGACGATCTTAAAGATGCCGTCTTCATCGGGATTTTCGATATGATCGATGCCGCTGAAGCATTTGTAATCCCAGACGAACTCGGAGTACTGTCCGGCCCGCACAGGGAAGGTGTAGCGGGTCCAGGCTTCGCATTCAACGATCTCGTCGTGGATCTGATTACGATCGTCGGCATTGACCCGCTGAACGCGGATGGTCTCTTTCTCATCGGCACCCATTTTGTGGTTGACCACCACGTCCATCAGCACCGCGATGTTGTTGCGTTTTAACGCCCCGATAGCGGCCAGCAGCTGGGCTTTGTCACCGTATTTGGTGGGAACAGATCCTTTTTGATCGAACTCGCCGAGATCGAAGAGATCGTAGGAGTCGTAACCGACAGAGTAACCGCCGGAAGCCCCTTTATATGCCGGGGGCAGCCAGACCATGTTGATACCGATATCGTTTAAAAGGTCGGCGCGCTCGGCTACTTCTGGCCAGAGTTGACTGCCTTCAGGGTAATACCAGTGGAAGAACTGCAAGAGAGTGGGGTTTTTCATCTTCCGTGCTCCAGTTTAAGAACACAGACAGTATGAGCGAGGCGGAGGAAGTTAGCGGGTGAAATAACGAAATATATTCACCCGCCTGTCATTATCCCCGGATTAGAGGTCGGCGGGGAAAAGAATATTGCCAGAAAGACGTCCATAAGTTGCATTCAGATTATGTTGTCGGGAGGAGTGCCCAACCAAAGTTCTCAGCTCGTCCATACGCTGCTGCAGCAAGGCCTTAAGCTCAATTTCGTTATCAATGATCTGCCTCAGCATCGGGCGAATTTGCGCCTGCACGTGCGGCGCAATCTCATTCGCATCCTGGAACTGGGTCAGCTTTTCAACGGCGCTCAGGTATTTCACTTCGAAGGTAATAAGTTCATCCCAACGCCCTGATTTTGACATAGCCAGCATCGCGGCGCTGGTGGTTAAAAGCTGCTGATAGTGTTGGAGCAATCCCAGATTGGCTTCCATTAGTCATTGTCCCGCATATGTTGAGAATTGGGTCCTATCTCTTTCCAGGCATCCGCGATGTTGTTCAGCAACCCCACCACTTCATTGATGGCGTCAATATCGTTATGGATATTGGCCTGTAAAAGACGCCGCGTCATATAGTCGTAGAGGCTGTCGAGGTTGGTGGTCAACTCGCCACCCACCTCGTGATTCAGCCCTGACTGCAGACCGTTACTGATAATATTGATGGCTTTTCCCAGCGCCTGCCCTTTACCGGGAATGTCCCCTTGCTCAATCAATATCATGGCCTTTTTCATGGCGCTTAACGCGCCATCAAAAAGTAAAACCACCAGTTGATGCGGGCTGGCACTCAGGACGGCACTCTCAACGCTTACCTGCGCATAGGCCTGAATTCCCGATTTTGTATACATCTTAAAACCTCAACTCATCATTCATTAACTGTTCATGGCGTTGAACTGTTGGGTCAGATAGCTTCCGGTTTGATCCATAGAGGAAACAAGCTGACTCAAGCTGGTAAATTGCGTTTTGTAACGCGCCATGGTGGCGGTAATTTGCGTGTTAACACGGTCATACTGATCGGACAGGTTTTTCAACGTCTTGTTAATGCCGTCGGTGGCATTCTTAACCGAGCCGTCTGTCCCTAACATATCTTTCAGCAGGTTACTAGTCTGCGTCGCTAAGCCGGTTGTTTTTCCGTCGCCGGACAGGAGTGCCAGCACGTCGGTAGACTTTTCGGTCAGGGCTTTGCCTAACTTGGTGCTGTCCACGGTCAGTTTGCCGTTAATATCCTGAGTAATACCTAACTGCGACAGCGTCGACAGAGAGCCGGAACCCTGTGCAGAGGAGACCACAGAGCGCAGGCGCGTCTGGATATTACGCAATGTGCCATCGCCCAGCAGGTCGCCGTTGCTGGTATCCTGAGCGCCATCACCCTGTTTTACCGCGGTATATTTGGTCTGGTTGCCGATAGTGGTCTGCAACGAGTTATACGCATCGACAAACGCCTGAATCGCATCGGTCATCGGCTGGTTGTCTTTCACAATCGACAGCGTTTCCGGGCTACCGACATTGGTCTTAGTCAGGTTGAGCGTTACGCCTTCTGGAGCATCGGTAATGGCGTTGCTGCTACGCGTAATCTTAATACCGTTAATATTGACGATGGCATCTGCGGCAGGGACCTGAACCTTCATCCCTGTCGACGTATCGAGCGGATCGTGGCTGATGTATTTCGCCAGCTCGCTGTCGTCGGTAGTGATCGTCATCTCATTGGCGACACCGCTGTCACGCGAGGTCAGTGACAGATAGTAACTGTTGTCATCCGCTTTAATGATGCTGGCGGTGACGCTGCCTTGTTTGGCGTTGATCGCATCGCGCACGTCCGCAAGGCTGGTTTTGTCGCTGGCCAGCGTCACCGTCAACGGATCTTTCTGACCCGGCTGCGTGATGGTGATGGTGCGCGAGCTCAGGCTACTGTCGCCCAGATCGGTATCTTTGCTCGCCACTTTCGGGCTCAGCAGCGTCTGCGCGGCCGCCAGCTGTGTGACTTCTATCGAGT
Proteins encoded:
- the fliM gene encoding flagellar motor switch protein FliM; this encodes MGDSILSQAEIDALLNGDSDKSDEPKPGAAGDSNIRPYDPNTQRRVVRERLQALEIINERFARQFRMGLFNLLRRSPDITVGAIRIQPYHEFARNLPVPTNLNLIHLKPLRGTGLFVFSPSLVFIAVDNLFGGDGRFPTKVEGREFTHTEQRVINRMLKLALEGYSDAWKAIHPLDVEYVRSEMQVKFTNITTSPNDIVVNTPFHVEIGNLTGEFNICLPFSMIEPLREVLVNPPLENSRHEDQNWRENLVRQVQHSQLELVANFADVPLRLSQILKLKPGDVLPIEKPDRIIAHVDGVPVLTSQYGTVNNQYALRVEHLINPILNSLNEEQPK
- the fliL gene encoding flagellar basal body-associated protein FliL, giving the protein MTDSAITKKSKRSIWIPLLVLITLAACATAGYSYWRMNKAPSAAAKAEPPPPAAPVFFALDTFTVNLGDAEHVFYVGITLRLKDDATRTRLSEYLPEVRSRLLLLFSRQDAAQLSTDEGKQKLVADIKQTLAAPLISGQPKQEVTDVLYTAFILR
- the fliK gene encoding flagellar hook length control protein FliK → MITLQQLLSTDTELTGGARGGKAADGAQDFLALLAGALGDAKGQGKEAGLTLNDLQTAGGKRASVALKADATDLDADTDAGKLAELLARQDLPATDETLTQPGLTSGLLPAVKGDVLKSLTQAAKEADSKTDLTEEELAGLSALMAMLPHQQTATAAAPQPVSTGGIDVKASLARDPGRQPALDTDALRTAKAVVEDKDAGLASSTQLTPAAAATATRQAAESTSSPTGPTVALGPIVSNHTSVQPTLAAAPVVSAQLGSNEWQQTISQHITLFTRQGQQSAELRLHPEDLGQVQISLKLDDNQAQLQMISGHSHVRAALEAALPVLRTQLAENGIELTQSSISSENFNGQQQASSQHQQQASRSGNAAGFDEESDELLAVPASLQSAARGNNAVDIFA
- the fliJ gene encoding flagellar export protein FliJ — translated: MAQHGALTTLKDLAEKDVDNAAQQLGAMRRGYQQAEEQLKMLIDYQHEYRTNLNTDMAQGIGSQRWINYQQFIQTLEKAIEQHRQQVLQWTEKVDRALNFWREKKQRLQAWQTLQDRQLAAANLAESRLDQKKMDEFAQRATMRTPE
- the fliI gene encoding flagellar protein export ATPase FliI, producing MTARLTRWLTTLDNFEAKMAQLPSVRRYGRLTRATGLVLEATGLQLPLGATCIIERQDGNEIREVESEVVGFNGQRLFLMPLEEVEGVLPGARVYAKNLSGDGLHSGKQLPLGPALLGRVLDGAGKPLDGLPSPDTTETGALITQPFNPLQRTPIEHVLDTGVRPINALLTVGRGQRMGLFAGSGVGKSVLLGMMARYTQADVIVVGLIGERGREVKDFIENILGAEGRARSVVIAAPADVSPLLRMQGAAYATRIAEDFRDRGQHVLLIMDSLTRYAMAQREIALAIGEPPATKGYPPSVFAKLPALVERAGNGISGGGSITAFYTVLTEGDDQQDPIADSARAILDGHIVLSRRLAEAGHYPAIDIEASISRAMTSLISEKHYARVRNFKQLLSSFQRNRDLVSVGAYAKGSDPMLDKAIALWPHLEAYLQQGIFEKADWESSIQALEMIFPQV
- the fliH gene encoding flagellar assembly protein FliH; its protein translation is MSDELPWKIWTPDDLSPPRAEFVPASITPAEAGEDDAEPELSEEEQRAQQLAQIQMQAHDQGYAAGMNEGRQKGHDQGYQEGLAQGLAQGLEQARAQQAPIHARMQQLVSEFQNTLDALDSVIASRLMQMALEAARQVIGHTPPVDNSSLIKQIQGLLQQEPLFSGKPQLRVHPDDLQRVEEMLGATLSLHGWRLRGDPTLHHGGCKVSADEGDLDASVATRWQELCRLAAPGVI
- the fliG gene encoding flagellar motor switch protein FliG; the encoded protein is MSNLTGTDKSVILLMTIGEDRAAEVFKHLSQREVQVLSSAMANVRQISNKQLTEVLAEFEQEAEQFAALNVNANEYLRSVLVKALGEERAASLLEDILETRDTASGIETLNFMEPQTAADLIRDEHPQIIATILVHLKRGQAADILALFDERLRHDVMLRIATFGGVQPAALAELTEVLNGLLDGQNLKRSKMGGVRTAAEIINLMKTQQEEAVITAVREFDGELAQKIIDEMFLFENLVDVDDRSIQRLLQEVDSESLLIALKGAEQPLREKFLRNMSQRAADILRDDLANRGPVRLSQVENEQKAILLIVRRLAETGEMVVGSGEDTYV
- the fliF gene encoding flagellar basal-body MS-ring/collar protein FliF, whose translation is MSASATSAPQTKSLEWMSRLRANPKVPLIVAGAAAIAIVVAMVLWAKQPDYRTLFSNLSDQDGGAIVTQLTQMNVPYRFSDNGGALEVPADKVHELRLRLAQQGLPKGGAVGFELLDQEKFGISQFSEQVNYQRALEGELARTIETLGPLKSARVHLAMPKPTLFVREQKAPSASVTVNLQPGRALDEGQISAVVHLVSSAVAGLPPGNVTLVDQMGRLLTKSNTSDRDLNDAQLKYATDVENRVQSRIEAILGPIVGTSNVHAQVTAQIDFADKEQTEEQYRPNGDAAQAVMRSRQVNNSEQVGGAAGGVPGALSNQPAPANTAPINAPAQNQQNGQQNGQQNGQQARAQQTAASAGPRSTSHNETTNYEVDRTIRHTKMNTGDVQRLSVAVVVNYKTLPDGKPLPLTAEQMKQIENLTREAMGYSEKRGDTLNVVNSPFSAVDDTSGELPFWKTQSFIDQMLEAGRWLLVVIVAWLLWRKAVRPQLTRRAEEAKALKERALLREETQEAVEVRLSKDEQMQQRRANQRMGAEVMSQRIREMSDNDPRVVALVIRQWMSTENE
- the fliE gene encoding flagellar hook-basal body complex protein FliE, producing MMAIQGIEGVISQLQATAMTARNQNVPDVQSTVSFAGQLHAALDRISDTQTAARVQGEKFTMGVPGIGLNDVMTDLQKASVSMQMGIQVRNKLMQAYQDVMSMQV
- the yedD gene encoding lipoprotein YedD, whose translation is MKKIAIIAGLLALTGCVQVDRYQDVIKHPVPAELAGYWQSKGPQSKMVSPEAIATLVVTQEGDTLDCRQWQRVVAVPGKIMLRSDDFYNVTRKLDIYPLEREGSAIEYDGMILQRVDRPTVECANYLSKHPLDSKLP